TATAAAAACGGGAATAAAAATAGGGATAGACACGGTGAGGTGTTGTTTATTGATGCCTCAGAGTTGGGTTATATGGTAAATCGCAGTAGTCGGACTTTTACGGAAGCTGAGATTAGCAAGATTGCTGATACTTACCATGAGTGGAAAAAGTCGGGGGGCAGTTACTGCGATATCAAGGGCTTTTGTAAGTCTGCATCAATCGCTGAAATTGAGAAGCATAATTTTGTGTTGACACCAGGGCGATATGTGGGTATTCCTGATGAAGTGGAGGATGGGGTAAGCTTTGAGGAGAAAATGAGTGAGCTTACAATGGCATTAGGTGAGCAAATGCGAGAGGGGCAATTGCTGGATGAGGAGATTAAACAGCAATTGTTCAAGGTGGGATTTATTGTTAGTGATGAGTTGGTTGATTTTTAAGGAGATGAATATGACTCAAGTTATCTTGAAAAAGCTTAATCCTATTGTTATAGAAAAACTAAAACATCTGGCTCAGAGTCATCAACGGACTTTGGAAGAAGAAATCACATCTATCCTTGAAGATGTAACGGAAAATACACCGATAATTACATATAAAAGTAGGGACTGGTCGCCTGGTTTTTTTGAGCATACTTGTGGTGCTTGGCAGGGGGAATTGTTAGTTAGAGAGCCTCAGCCAGAAGCACAGGAACGAGAGCCGCTATTATGAGTTATTTGTTAGATACTAATGCCTGTATTCGGTATCTTAATTCTAGTAATAATCCAGTTTTTCATCGCTTAAATTCACTGCCACCAGATGATGTTTTTATTTGTGATATTGTAAAATTTGAGCTTTATTACGGAGCTTATAAAAGTTCTAATAGAGACAAAAATCTGGCAACATTAAAGATATTTTTTGATGAATTTGTTAGCTTACCTTTCGATGGTCAATCGGCAGATATTTGTGGTTATATTCGTTCTGAATTGAATAAAAAAGGAACACCAATTGGAGTTTATGATTTACAAATTGCTTCAATTGCTCTTGCTAATAATTTGGTGTTGGTAACTCATAATGTGGGAGAGTTTAGCCGTGTGGAAGGGTTGCAGTATGAAGACTGGGAAGTTGCGGTATGAATTAATGAAAATGCCAAACTTATTTTTAAGGAGATGAATATGACTCAAGTTATCTTGAAACAGCTTAATCCCATTGTTATAGAAAAACTAAAACGTCTGGCTCAGAGTCATCAACGGACTTTGGAAGAAGAAATCACATCTATTCTTGAGGATGTAGCAGAAAAAGAGGAAGAACAAACAAGGTCTGAGGGCTTTTGGGATATGACTTTACAATTTAGAGAAAGGATGCAGCAGGAGAATATTACTTTTGATGATGCAGATTTTGCGGATCTGCGCGATCGCTCTGTCGGTAGGGATGTTGAGTTTTGAGTATAAAGTATTTATTAGACACAAATATTATTTCAGAAGCCACTCGTCAAAGTCCTAATATTAATGTAGTTAAAAAACTGACTGAGCAAATATTTCTAATCAGCTTTTGGTATCGATATATCAGTTTTGTTTGGCATATACGGAGGTTTTGAAACAGAAATTAAGGCGGCTTTTAGAGGTAAATCATGGGTGAATCTAAGTTATTTTTGCGTATTTATGGATAGTTAATAAAGTTTTATTTTTAATTATGGAAGTATTAAATAATATTTGTCTTGACATCGTTGATTGTGAGCATAAAACAGCACCTATTCAAAATGAAGGAATCCCATCTATAAGAACAACAGATATAAAAAACGGATTTCTTGATTTTAAAGGTTCAAATAAAGTATCAGAGGAAACATATCAAAAATGGACACAAAGATTAGAGCCTAAAGCATACGACATAATATTAGCGAGAGAAGCACCTGTTGGACAGGTGGGAATTTTACCCAAAGGACAGCGTGTTTGTTTAGGACAGAGAACTGTTTTAATTAGACCAAATAAGCAAAAAGTTTATCCATTTTACCTTTTGTATCTTCTACTCTCTCGTGAGATACAACACAAAATGAAAGTTAGGGCTTCAGGTTCTACTGTCGAACATTTAAATATGTCAGATATTAGAAATCTACAATTACCTGATTTACCATCATTAAAGATTCAAAAAGAAATTGGAGATACTTTAGGGAATCTGGATGCCAAAATTGAAAATCTGAGGCGACAGAATGAGACTTTAGAGGCGATCGCACAAACTCTATTTAAGCATTGGTTTATAGATTTCGAGTTCCCCAACGCAGACGGTAAGCCCTATAAATCATCTGGTGGGGCGATGATTCCCTCAGAGTTAGGCGAGATTCCCGAAGGTTGGCGTGTTGGGACATTAAAGGAATGTTTAGAACACTTAGTCGATAATCGTGGGAAAACACCAGTTTTTCTTACCAGTGGCATACCTGCTTTAAGTGCTAAGTTTGTCAAAAAGGGAGAAATAGTAAATAAAGACAATCTCAACTATATTTCGTTTGATTTATTCGATAAATCTGAAAAACTAAAAATTGGCGATGTCATAATGACATCAGAAGCCCCACTAGGCGAAACTTACTTTATTGCACAAAATACTCAGTATTATCCAGCACAGAGGGTCTTTGCATTAAGAGCAAATGATGAAATTATTTCACCTTCATATTTAAATTATTGGCTAACTAGTTCTATAGGTCAATCTCTAGTTCAGCGTAGAGCGTCTGGCTCAACAGTTCAAGGAATAAAACAATCAGAATTATACAAATGTGAAATCATTATTCCTGACAAAGAAATTAATAATAAAGCCTCGAAACTGTTTATGACAATTCTATTAAAAAAAGAATTAAATTCAGATAATATACAAACTCTAGCTAAAACCCGTGATGCCTTATTACCTAAACTAATGAGTGGTCAAATCCGCGTCAAGGAATAACGTATAAAATCTTTCACTTTCCATAGAACATAGCGTTAATCTCCTCTGACTCATCATCAAAATCATCAGCAATCCAAACGCGCCCTTCCCAAGCCCCAAGAGTACGCGGCTCAAGTTCCGCCTCATAGCGTACCAAACGCAGCAACGGTTTACCCTCTCGACTAATGACCACATCTTCACCCTCTAACACTGACTCTATTAATTCGAGAAGATATGCCTTTGCCTCTTGAACCGTTGCATTCTTCATAGACAAAAAAATTTTATCGACTAAAATCTAATTATAAAATGAAAATTTATGTATAATTCCATACTCATTTAATCTAAATGACCGCCCTCACCGAAGACGAAATCGAACAATACCAACTCCAACTCTTGCAAAACCTTGGTTATAGCTACAGCAACGGCTACGACATCCAACCAGAAGGCATCAGGCAAGAGCGAGAAAGCTTCGGTGAAGTAATTTTAAAAGATAGACTCCCACAGGCAATATCAAGAATTAACCCCACTATTCCCTATGATGCCCAATATCAGGCACAACGGGAAATATTTAATATTGCTAGTTCCAACCTACTCAACAACAACGAAATATTCCATAAATATCTCACAGAAGGCATCACCGTTGAATATCAAAAAAACGGCGAAACCAGAGGCGAACCTGTTAAATTAATTGACTGGGAACACCCCGAAAATAACGAATTTCTCGCCGTCAACCAATTTACAGTAATTGAAGACAACCATAACCACCGCCCCGATATTGTCCTATTCATTAACGGCTTACCCCTCGTTGTCATCGAACTAAAAAACGCCGCCAATGAAAAAGCCAATCTTAACGCCGCCTATAACCAACTCCAAACCTATAAAAGCAGAATCCCTAGCCTATTTACCTACAATGCCCTATTAGTAATTTCAGATGGACTATCCGCCCGTGCTGGTTCACTTACGGCTGGGTTTAACCGCTTCTCCACATGGAAAAACCCCACAGGCGAAAACCAGATTAACGAACTAGAAATTTTAACTAACGGGCTACTCAACAAGCAAACCTTACTAGATTTAATTCGTCACTTCACTGTATTTGAAAAGTCCAAAACCGAAGACCTGAAAACAGGCATAGTTAGCATTACCACCATTAAAAAAATTGCCGCCTATCATCAATATTACGCCGTTAATAAAGCCGTCGAATCTATCATTAATGCCTCATCCCAAGAAGGCGCACGTAAAGGCGGTGTACTTTGGCATACCCAAGGAAGCGGTAAATCCCTTTCAATGGTATTTCTGGCAGGAAAACTGGTTTTAAACCAAAACCTCCAGAACCCCACCATCGTCATGTTGACAGATCGCAATGACTTAGATGATCAACTATTTGATACCTTCGCAGGTTGTCAGCAACTCCTCAGACAAGACCCCCAACAAGCAGGAGATAGAGAACAAGTCCGCCAACTGCTCAACACCAACTCAGGCGGTATCATTTTTACCACCGTCCAGAAATTTTCCCCGGCTGATGGCGAAACCCTCTATCCCCAAATCAGCCCTCGCCCTAATATCATTGTTCTGGCTGATGAAGCCCACCGCAGCCAATACGGTTTCACAGCTAAACAAGTTAATGTCCTTGATGCCGAAGGTAACGTGATTGGTAAACGCACCAAATACGGCTTTGCAAAATATATTAGACAAGCCTTACCCAATGCTACCTTTGTTGGCTTCACAGGTACACCCGTAGAACAAACCGACAAAAACACCCCCGCTATTTTTGGTGAATATATCGACATCTACGACATCTCCCAAGCCGTCAAAGATGGGGCAACCGTGCCGATTTATTACGAGAGCCGCTTAGTACAAGTTGATTTAGACGCAGCAGGCAGACAACTCCTAGATGAACTAGACGAAGACCTGAGCTTTGAAGAACTTAGCACTACCCAAAAAGCCAAAGTTAAACAAACAAAACTGGAAGCGATTGTTGGTTCTACTAAAAGAATAAAACAGATTGCCCAAGATATTGTCACCCACTTCGAGGCACGGCAACAGGTAAACAAAGGCAAAGCCATGATTGTCACCATGAGCCGCCAAATCGCCGTTAACCTCTACGATGCCATAATTCAACTCCGCCCTGATTGGCACAGTGAGGATCTCAACTTAGGCAAAATCAAAGTTGTAATTACTACCTCTGCCGCCGATGAAGGTAATTTAGTTAAACATCACACCAGCAAAGCCCAACGTCAAAACCTCGCCCAACGCCTCAAAGACCCCGAAAACTCCCTAGAATTAGCCATAGTCTGCGATATGTGGCTCACAGGCTTTGATGCTCCATGTCTGCACACGATGTATATTGATAAACCGCTTAAAAGTCATAATTTAATGCAAGCGATCGCCCGGATTAACCGCGTCTATTTTGAAAAAACAGGCGGTTTGATTGTGGACTATCTGGGACTGGCCACCGAACTCAAAAAAGCCCTATCCTTCTATTCTCAAAGTGGCGGTAAAGGCGACCTCACCCTCAATCAAGAAGTGGCTGTGGGACTACTCCTAGCCAAATTGGAAATCGTCGAGCAAATCATGTCAGGCTTTACCTATCAGCATTATTTTGAGGCTGACACTGGCGAAAAACTCAATATCCTCAAAAATGCCACTAACTACGTAGCTGCACCAAACATCAAAGATAGATTTCTCAGTGAAGTTATCGCCCTATCTAAAGCCCATTCTCTCGCCGTCCCCCATCCCGACGCGATCGCCGCATCAGAAACCATCTCATTTTTCCAAGCCATCCAAGCCAGCCTCAGAAAACTAGAAGGAAGTGGTGATGGTAGTGGACTCAGCAACCAAGACATCGAAACCGCCATCCGTCAAGTCGTAGATCAAGCGTTGGTTTCCGATGCAGTGATTAACATCTTTGATGAAGCTGGTATTAAAAATCCTGACATCTCCATCATCTCCGATGAATTTATGGCAGAAGTGCGGGGCATGGAACACCAAAACCTTGCGGTAGAACTGCTGCAAAAACTGCTCAAGGATGAGGTTAAAACCCGCAGTCGTACCAATATTGTCCAAAGTCGCAAACTCTCTGAGATGTTGGAAGATGCTCTACGCCGCTATCGCAACCAAGTTATCACCGTTGGGGATGTCTTAGAAGAACTGCTGGAACTGGCAAAAGACACGAAAGCTGCCAATGCCAGGGGTGAAGAACTGGGACTAGAACCCTATGAACTTGCCTTTTATGATGCACTGTCACAAAACCAAAGCGCCCAGGATGTAATGGGTGTTGATAAACTGCGAGAATTAGCGATCGTGCTAGTAGATCGCATTCGCAAAAATGCCTCTATTGACTGGAATCTTAAAGAAAGTGTCCGTTCCCGAATGAAAGTTGCAGTTAAAAGGCTGCTGCGTCAATATGGTTATCCCCCCGATATGGAGGCACTAGCTATGGAACTGGTCTTAGAACAAGCCAAAGTTTTTACTGAATTTACAGTCTCAATCAACACATAAAAGGATTTGGACAATCCGCCGCTACGTCACGGCTGGACTGTGAAAGAGAGTGTCAAAGCGAATCTGCATTCCGTTGCTATGCCAAGCGGACTCAATAATTTGGGGTTTAACAACTTTGTTAATTAGTTTGCTTTCAAATAGCTCTTTAGTCAAAACTCAAGCATTGGATCAACGTTTTTTTTCATGAAATATTTGGTTCTTGTTACTAATGTTTTATCTAATAAATGCTCATATTTATCGTTAAGTTGCAATATTTCTTTTAGAAAATATCTTTTTTCAATATCATATTCTCGTTCATCATTACCATAGTAGTCCACACTTGTGCTGACAACTTCCCATCCATCTCTACCAAATTCATTTAATATGATGTATAAATTTTTAGTTGAATAAACTTTTTCTCCATTTCCGCAATCATGAGTAAATACCATCATAGTTTCACCTATTTTGGTATTTTTACAGTAGATTTCGTGAGTGAACGACTTCATGTTTTTTTGCATTTCTTCATCTGCTAAATAGCTTAAAATTCCCCATATTATTCCATCATTACTATCATATTTTGGACGTTCCATTTCTTCTAAAATTGGCATAGAAATTACATTTTCGCATAGTAAGCAGTAATTAAATTTTTGGCTCATTTTATAAAATCGTATGGTGCAACAAGCAATTTTTAGATTATTTAATTATAAAAACAATGAATTTCAGTGCTAACTGAATATTTACGGAAATTTCGTGCTGATTCCTCCCATATAGAATCTGGTATAGAAATATTCAAAAGTCCAAAGCAGAGATCGCGTTCTGCTTCTGCTTTTCGGTGATACCCAAATAACGCTCCAAAGCTGCCAAAGTCCGATGCCCCGATATCTCCTGAATGTGACGCAATGGTATCCCGGCATCGCTCCCTCAAGGTTAACGCAGTCCTCCGAAAGCTGTGGGTACTCACCCCTTCATTTCATTACTCATCAATTGTGTTCCACTTGATGCCAGAAAAGCGTTTGGAATTTACTTTAGTATATTTTTCCGTGTGGCGGATGTCCCTGTGCCCCAAAAATTCCTGAATAAATCTGGTACTATGCCCTTCATTCACAAGGTAGTAACCGCAAGCATGGCGTAACTGGTGCGGATGGATTTTGATGTTTAACACAGCTACTTCCCCCAACCTAGTCAACAATCTTTGTACCGCCGCCGACGTTAACCTCTCTCCCCTTTCCCCAATAAAAACGTAATTGCCACCAATATTTAATTCCTTTAGTTCTTTCAATGCCTCGATTTCATCCACAGGCAACGGATGCACACCGCTATCACTGCCTTTTTTACGCGTGATAAAAATTTCCTCATCTAAAAATGAAATCGCATCCCATCGCAAATCGCAAGCTTCCGACACCCGCAGCCCGTGGCGAAATATTAACAGTATCAACGCATAATTCCTCACCTTGTACCGTCCGTAAACTTTTGCCGCCCGCAGTATGCTGTTTACCTCACGTACTGTAAGATATTCCCGTGACCTGTAATCCTTATTCTTACGGCGTACCAGCATTTTGGCTTTTTGCAACTGTTCGTATTATACGGTTAAATACCAACACTTCCTTTTCTCTCAAACCCTGATGCTGTCGTGAATATCCACCCCGAAAATTACCTCAGTTAAGCCACGCTTATCATTCACACCCTCAAAATCCCAATTTTACCCCCATTGATAAGTTTGGCAAATATCCATACTTCTCTATACACCAGTCTGTACAAGGCTTGAGGGTTACTCCCTATAGTGGCGACTTTTAGCTGATTTTTAGCACTCCCTTTGGTTTAACTGCGGTGAAGCATTCTTCCACAAAGAGCGAATGCTTCCATAAGTGGGGCATTGATATCAGAGTTGATATCATTTTTGGCAGAAGGAGGGCGATCGCAAACTCAAGCTACATTTTTGAGTGGAGTCAGGAATCATCGTGCCAAAACGGGTTTTTTGTACGCTAAGGAATATGCTCATTCTGCCAAACGCTTACTGTGCTTGGTTTATGGCATAAGCTTCATTGATTTTTTTGATTAATGGCTCTGAATCAGGCTTTAACACCAACTTGCCCATAAACGATGGTTGGGCGCTGTATCTCTGGTACGGTGTAATCAGCCTTTCAGACTTTTTAATGTCAAAACTTGCCCCAAAATGGTTATTTTTGGCAATGATCAACACCGCTATTAACTGTAAGTTGATTACTGGCGGTACTTTTCCCACATCTCATTGAGATCGTTACGCATTTGTTTCCAAACCCATGATGGAATTAGTGGAGCAGATGCACGAGCAATATGATATTCTTGCACTACTTTAATTGCTTCAATATCATCAAACGTTTGTAATTTTATTAAATTCTCAATTTTCTCTTCTATTTGACCTGCTTTTCTGCTAAAGCCGTAGTAACCCACAACAAAGCGGAATAGCCCAAGAGAAAAAACTAACATGAGGGATGATGTAACAACACGCCCAATATTAGTCAAGGTGTTAGAACCAGCAATAGTTTGGACACTTAAAACCAACACACCAAATAAAACTGCTATGAGAATGCAGGTGGCAGCAAAGCAATATTGTCCCATTCTTTCTGATAAATGTTTACTCCACCATGCTGATTCTTGTATATTCTCGATAGCTCTTTTAGCACCTATTCCTTCTCTACTAGCAAAATATTCCTCACCAAGCATTTCATTAGGAGCTAGTCTATAAAGGTTAGTTGGGCTTCGCATTAGAAGGTCAGACATTTCTGCTTTTGACATTGCCCATCCAAAAGATTTCCAGTAATCGAGTTTTCTAAGTAATGCCTCAGATGTTCCTTTAATCATGTCTGAACGCCATGCAAATAAATCTGAAGTAATAGAAATTATAGTGATTATAAAAGGGGCATATCCAGGGATAATTGGCAAAAATATAGTTAATGTACCGAATAAGAAAACTAGTATCTTAGATAAAATAGCAGCTATCATCCACCTTTTTGCTAACTCAAAATAAGCTTGGCTAAGTGTACGAGGGTCATATCTTAAACTATTTGGTTGATTAGCCATAGGAAGGAAACTCTAAGCCAAAAACACGTTGCCACCAATAAATAGCCTCATCATGTTTTGATTGGGCTTCATACATTAGAGCATATCCAGCCCATGTTGATGCTTCAGACATCGCTTTTATGACTTTTTCTTTTGTACTTGAGTCAACACTAGCATCTAAGTTAGGCCCTAACCCTTTGGGATCTGGGCATGATGTTCTAAGATAATAGGCACAATTGTCAAAAAAGTATTTGACTGCCTGGGGAAAATCATTAATTTGTGGAGCAGATTGAAACACTTTAATAACTAATGTTTCAAAATAATAAGAAGATAAACGAGGCTTGTGGGTTCTAAAGTTCCAATACTTCAACAACCTGATTGTTGGTAGAAACTTATTAGGATGTTTTACGCTAACGTCAGTTATATTCTTAGAGTCAATTCTTGGGTCAGTCCGTATCCAATTACCAAGACCATCAGGTATCAGATAGTAAACTATTTTACCAAACCCATTTTCCACAGGAACAGCAGGGACAATATCAAATACCCAAGGATAAGATTTAAGATTAAGTGTCACTGCTTGCATAGTTTTTTTAATTTCTGCCTGTTTGTAGTTGCTGACAGATGATAGATAAATCTTGATCCGATTTAATACCTTTGTTGAATTCACATAACCGTATTCATTAGCAAATGTAAATAATGGAGAAAGTCTATCAGTGACTCCTAGCCAATGGATAAAAGATGAACTTGGTGATTGAACTTCTCTTGTACCTTGTCCTTTTAAAATAATTAAAGTATCTATATCATTAAGGGGTTTAATTTTAGCTTTTCTAGCAAATGAGCCAAAAGAAAGATAGTCACCAGATAATCTTGGAAATTCACTGTTATTTCTGGCAAGTATGTTCAGTTGTTCAAATAGGTAATTAC
The sequence above is a segment of the Nostoc sp. ATCC 53789 genome. Coding sequences within it:
- a CDS encoding type I restriction endonuclease subunit R; the encoded protein is MTALTEDEIEQYQLQLLQNLGYSYSNGYDIQPEGIRQERESFGEVILKDRLPQAISRINPTIPYDAQYQAQREIFNIASSNLLNNNEIFHKYLTEGITVEYQKNGETRGEPVKLIDWEHPENNEFLAVNQFTVIEDNHNHRPDIVLFINGLPLVVIELKNAANEKANLNAAYNQLQTYKSRIPSLFTYNALLVISDGLSARAGSLTAGFNRFSTWKNPTGENQINELEILTNGLLNKQTLLDLIRHFTVFEKSKTEDLKTGIVSITTIKKIAAYHQYYAVNKAVESIINASSQEGARKGGVLWHTQGSGKSLSMVFLAGKLVLNQNLQNPTIVMLTDRNDLDDQLFDTFAGCQQLLRQDPQQAGDREQVRQLLNTNSGGIIFTTVQKFSPADGETLYPQISPRPNIIVLADEAHRSQYGFTAKQVNVLDAEGNVIGKRTKYGFAKYIRQALPNATFVGFTGTPVEQTDKNTPAIFGEYIDIYDISQAVKDGATVPIYYESRLVQVDLDAAGRQLLDELDEDLSFEELSTTQKAKVKQTKLEAIVGSTKRIKQIAQDIVTHFEARQQVNKGKAMIVTMSRQIAVNLYDAIIQLRPDWHSEDLNLGKIKVVITTSAADEGNLVKHHTSKAQRQNLAQRLKDPENSLELAIVCDMWLTGFDAPCLHTMYIDKPLKSHNLMQAIARINRVYFEKTGGLIVDYLGLATELKKALSFYSQSGGKGDLTLNQEVAVGLLLAKLEIVEQIMSGFTYQHYFEADTGEKLNILKNATNYVAAPNIKDRFLSEVIALSKAHSLAVPHPDAIAASETISFFQAIQASLRKLEGSGDGSGLSNQDIETAIRQVVDQALVSDAVINIFDEAGIKNPDISIISDEFMAEVRGMEHQNLAVELLQKLLKDEVKTRSRTNIVQSRKLSEMLEDALRRYRNQVITVGDVLEELLELAKDTKAANARGEELGLEPYELAFYDALSQNQSAQDVMGVDKLRELAIVLVDRIRKNASIDWNLKESVRSRMKVAVKRLLRQYGYPPDMEALAMELVLEQAKVFTEFTVSINT
- a CDS encoding type II toxin-antitoxin system VapC family toxin, whose product is MSYLLDTNACIRYLNSSNNPVFHRLNSLPPDDVFICDIVKFELYYGAYKSSNRDKNLATLKIFFDEFVSLPFDGQSADICGYIRSELNKKGTPIGVYDLQIASIALANNLVLVTHNVGEFSRVEGLQYEDWEVAV
- a CDS encoding type II toxin-antitoxin system prevent-host-death family antitoxin codes for the protein MKNATVQEAKAYLLELIESVLEGEDVVISREGKPLLRLVRYEAELEPRTLGAWEGRVWIADDFDDESEEINAMFYGK
- a CDS encoding restriction endonuclease subunit S; its protein translation is MEVLNNICLDIVDCEHKTAPIQNEGIPSIRTTDIKNGFLDFKGSNKVSEETYQKWTQRLEPKAYDIILAREAPVGQVGILPKGQRVCLGQRTVLIRPNKQKVYPFYLLYLLLSREIQHKMKVRASGSTVEHLNMSDIRNLQLPDLPSLKIQKEIGDTLGNLDAKIENLRRQNETLEAIAQTLFKHWFIDFEFPNADGKPYKSSGGAMIPSELGEIPEGWRVGTLKECLEHLVDNRGKTPVFLTSGIPALSAKFVKKGEIVNKDNLNYISFDLFDKSEKLKIGDVIMTSEAPLGETYFIAQNTQYYPAQRVFALRANDEIISPSYLNYWLTSSIGQSLVQRRASGSTVQGIKQSELYKCEIIIPDKEINNKASKLFMTILLKKELNSDNIQTLAKTRDALLPKLMSGQIRVKE
- a CDS encoding tyrosine-type recombinase/integrase, with protein sequence MLVRRKNKDYRSREYLTVREVNSILRAAKVYGRYKVRNYALILLIFRHGLRVSEACDLRWDAISFLDEEIFITRKKGSDSGVHPLPVDEIEALKELKELNIGGNYVFIGERGERLTSAAVQRLLTRLGEVAVLNIKIHPHQLRHACGYYLVNEGHSTRFIQEFLGHRDIRHTEKYTKVNSKRFSGIKWNTIDE